The genomic region ACGCACTGATTCGTTTCCGAATCGGATGCGGGTGCTGATCATTGCCGTCGGGCGGATGAAATCCGGGCCCGAACGCGATCTTGTGGCGCGCTATCTCGACCGCGCCACCGCCGGCGGACGATCGCTGGGGCTTACCGATTTTGCGGTGATCGAGCTGGCAGAATCGCGCGCTTCGAGCGCCGATGCCCGCAAGGCCGAGGAAGCCCGCGCCATCGGTGGCGCCCTGCCTGACAAATCGGTCGTGATTGCCCTCGACGAGCGCGGCCGGTCACTCTCCAGCCCCGAGTTCACCGACAGGATCGCCCAATGGCGCGACGGTGGACGCCCGGCCCTGGCGCTGCTGATCGGCGGCGCCGACGGCCTCGATCCCGAGCTGCGCAAATCCGCTGATCTTGTCGTTTCCTTTTCCGCCATGACCTGGCCGCACCAGCTCGTGCGCATCATGGCCGCGGAACAGCTCTACCGCGCCACCACAATTTTATCGGGCCATCCCTACCATCGGGGCGATTGATGGCCGTGTCTCTGCTATTGTCCGGGCTGATTCGGAGTTTGCCGGTTTGAGCCTGCCCGTGGGACCGTTCCATTTCCGCTCGATCGTCGCTGCGAGCCTTGCCGCCCTGGCGGCGGGCGCGCTTGCGCTGGGGCTTGCCACTGGGCCGTTGGGCGCGCAGGAAGAAGTCCTGCCCGATCCCGAAACCATCCCCACCGACAATCTCGAGCAAACCGCCGCCGAGGCCCAGGGCAATCTCCAGGCCGTCCAGGGCGAAATCGATCTCAGCGAGGAGCGGATCGAAGCCATCCGGGCCGAGATCGAGGCGCTCGATGGCGACGCCACCCAATTGGGGCTGGAACTGACCGCCGCCGCCCAGCGCGTGGATATGGCCGATGAGGATATCCGGCTGATCGAGGAGCGGCTGCAGGAACTGTTCGCCGAGGAACAGGCCGTCCGCTCGCGCCTCGACGGCCACGACCGCTCCATCTCCAACCTTTTGGCCTCCCTGCAGCGCATCTCCGCCACCCCGCCCCCGGCTATGATCGTCGACCCCACCGACGCCCTGGGCTCGGCCCGCGCCGCGATGCTGTTGGGCGCGGTTCTGCCCCAGCTCCAGCAGCGCGCCGAAACCGTCACCGAGGATCTCAACGCGCTCATGGCCCTCAAGCAGACAGCGCTCGAGGAAGCCGACCGGCTCAACGCCAACCTCACCACGCTCAACGAGGAACGGCTGCGCATCGCCACCATCATCCAGGCCCGCCAGCAGGGTCTCGAATGGCTGAGCGAGGACCTGCTGCGCGAGCAGGCCGAAGCCCAGGCGCTCGCCGATCGCGCCACTTCTCTCGAACAATTGATCGAGAGCCTTGATACCCGCATCGCTGCCGTCACCGCCGCCGACGAGGCCACCCGCGCCGCCAATGCCGGCGAAACCGTCCCCACCCTCGATCCCGAGACGCTTGAGCTCGCTTTCGCCGACACCGCGCGCACCGAGCCAGCCGTGCCGATCGCCGCCGCCAAGGGCTATCTCACAGCCCCGGTGCGCGGCGTGCCCGTCACCACCTATGGCGCCGCCGACGGCTTTGGCGGCACCGCCAAGGGCCTGACGATGTCCACGACCGAGGACGCCACCGTGGTCGCCCCCGCCGATGGCTGGGTGGTCTATACCGGCCCCTTCCTCAATTACGGCCAAATCGTCATTCTCAATGCTGGTCAGGATTATCTCGTGGTGCTCGCGGGTCTCGAAACCGTGTCGGTCGAGCGCGGCGCCTTCGTGCAAATGGGAACGAGCGTGGGCACCATGGGCGAAGCGTCCGGGGACGATGGTGGCGGATCGGGCCCGGCATTGTATATAGAATTGAGGGAGGGCGGCATTCCCATCGATCCGGAAGGATGGTGGACAGCCGGCTCCCAGCAACAGGAAAGTGGAACGAGCTGATGGCGGTGGTTTTCAAGCGGGCTCTGATCGCGCTCATGGCGGTGCTTGTGTCGGTCGGTCCGATCGCGGCGCAGACCGAACAAGGCGAGATGACCCAACAGGAGCAGGACGAATTCTATCGTCAGCTCGAATTGTTCGGGCTGGTGCTCGATCGCATCCGCGACGAATATATCGAAGCCCCCGACGAGACCGAACTGATCCGCGCCGCCATCCAGGGCATGCTGACCTCGCTCGATCCGCACTCGGCCTACCTTTCGCCCGAGAGCTTTGCCGATGTGCGCGAGGACACCTCGGGCACCTTCGGCGGCCTGGGCATCGAGGTCACCATGGAAGAGGGGCTGGTCAAGGTCGTCACCCCCTATGACGAAAGCCCCGCCTCGCGCGCCGGGATCCTCGCCAACGATTTCGTTGTCGAGATCGACGGCCAGCAGGTCATGGGCATGACCCTTGACGAGGCGGTGGAGCTGATGCGCGGCGAAATCGGCACAGATGTGGATGTCGTCATCGCCCGTGAAGGTGTCGACCAGCCCATTGAGTTGACCCTCACCCGCGACATCATCGAGGTTTCGGCGGTGCGCTGGAGCATGGAACGCGACGTGCCCGTCATCCGCCTTTCGCGGTTCTCCGGCCAGGCCTTCAGCGGGCTCGACGAGGCGATCCGCGAGATCTTTGCCGAAAACGATGGCGAAGCGCCCACCGGCATCATTCTCGACCTGCGCAACAATCCCGGCGGGCTTGTCGATCAGGCCCAGTTCGTGGCCGATGCCTTCCTCTCCCAGGGCTCGGTGGTGCTGACGCGGGGGCGGATCGACAGCCAGAACTCGCGCTACGATGCCCGTCCCGACGAGCTCGACGCCATGCTGGCCGATGTGCCGGTGATCGTGCTCATCAATGGCGGGTCGGCCTCGGCGGCCGAAATCGTCGCCGGTGCGCTCCAGGATCAGGGCCGCGCCACGCTTGTGGGCACCCGGTCCTTCGGCAAGGGTTCCGTCCAGTCGATCATTCCCCTGGGCTTTGACGGCGCCATGCGCCTGACCACGGCGCGCTACTACACGCCCAACAACCGTTCGATCCAGGCGCTCGGCATCACGCCCGATATCGAAGTGCTCCAGGATGTTCCCGAGGAACTCCAGGGCTTTGATACCATCATCGGCGAGGCTGGCCTTGCCGGCCATATCGCGGGCGAAGAAGAGGAGGCAACGGTTGGCTCCTCGGTCTATGTTCCCGCCGACAAGGCCGAAGACAATCAGCTCCAGCACGCCATCGATCTCATCCTGGGCGAAACCGAGGACCCGGCCTTCCCACCCAATCCTGATGCGGTGGTGGCCCAGCAGGATACCGAAGCGGCCGAAGCTGAGGCCGAAACCACCGAAACCGAATAGACGGCTCGACAACTCGGCCCCCCGTTCGGGGGGCCGAACCGTTCCAGTGCTCGGGGGAAACCGGAACACTAGTGCCATGACTGACGAGTTGAGCGCCCCGCTCGGCCGCAAACGCCGCAAGAATAACAAGTCGGGATCGCCCTCCCCGATGGCTTGGCCATGGGGACGGATCGGCGCGGCACTCCTCGCGCTCATCGTTCTGGGCGTTGTCGGCTGGATCGTTCTTGTCGACGATCCCCTTGGCGGACGCCCTGTCGCCGAAGCGCCGGTCAACACCCAGCCGGTCGAGAACCCGGTGGCGATCGAACTCGCCAGCCCGTCCGAACCTGCCCAGGCCACCGCGACGCCCGCGGACGGCCCCTCGATCATCACCCTTTCCGACATCCCCGCCGACGATGACGAACTGGCTGCGGCAGGCCCGGACCGGGATCTCTTCGAGATGACCGAAAACGGTCCCCTGCCCCGCGTCAGCCCCAGCGGCCTTGCGCCCCATGAGGCCTATGCCCGGCCTTCGATTTCCCCCGCCTCGGCCGGCGGACGCAAGCTCATCGCGGTGGTCGTATCCGGCCTGGGGCTGAGCGAGGCAACCACACGAGAAGCCATCGATGCGCTACCGGGCACCGTGACACTCGCCTTCGCTCCCTACGGCGGCAACCTCACCGCGCTGGCCGACGAGGCACGGGCCGACGGGCATGAACTCATGCTCGAAATTCCGCTCGAACCCTTCGATTATCCCCAGAACGATCCCGGCCCACACACTCTTTTGGTGGATCAGCCGCCGCGCGACAACCTCGAAAAGCTCTATTGGCTGTTGACGCGGATGACCGGCTATACCGGCGTTCTCAACCATATGGGCGCGCGCTTTACCGCGTCGGCCGCCGATTTCGCGCCCGTCATGGAAGAGCTCGGGCTGCGCGGGCTGGCCTATCTCGACGATGGCAGCTCCAACCGGTCGGTCGCCCCGCAACTGGCGCGCCAGAACGATGTTCCCTATGCCCGCATCGACGCGGTGATCGATACCAATCCCTCCCAGGCGGCCATCATGAGCGCGCTCGACGGCCTCAAGGCAGCCGCCGACCAACGCGGCCAGGCTCTCGGCATCCTTTCAGCGCTGCCCGTATCCATCCGCACCCTGGCCGATTGGGCCGATACGCTCGATGAGGAGCAATATCTTCTGGTCCCGGTCAGCACCCTTTCCACTCTCGAGGCAAATCAATGACCCAGTCTCCGCGGCGCGAGGACATGCCCTACCGCGATTGCGTCGGCATCGCGCTCTTTAATGCCGAGGGCAAAGTCTTCATTGCCCGCCGCATCCTCACCCCCGGCCCCGACACCTCCGAAGTCGACGCTCCCTGGCAGATGCCGCAGGGCGGGATCGATGATGGCGAGGAGCCCCTGCGCGCCGCCTATCGCGAGCTTTTCGAGGAAACCGGCATCCGCACCATCCGTCTTCTCGCCGAAGCGCCCGATTGGATCGAATATGACCTGCCCGACGAGGTGCTGGGCATCGCGCTCAAGGGCAAGTATCGCGGCCAGCGCCAGAAATGGTTCGCCTTCCTTTTCGAAGGCGAAGAAGCCGAAATCACTCTCTGCCACGACAATCCCGGCATCGATCCCGAATTCGACGCCTGGGCCTGGGAAGATTTCGACAAGGTTCCCGAGATCATCGTGCCCTTCAAGCGCCCTGCCTATCTCGAAGTGCGCGACGCCTTCGCCCACCTGCCGCAAGATATCCAGGCCCGCAAGCCGTGAAAACCATCGGCATCATCGGCGGGATGAGCTGGGAATCGAGCGCGCAATATTACGCGCTCATCAACCGGCACACCGCCAGCCGGCGCGGCGGCCTGCATTCGGCGCCCATCATCCTGGATTCCCTCGATTTCGCCGCCTTCGAAACCCTCCAGGCTCGAGGTGACTGGCAGCGCGCCGGCGAGCTGCTGGCCGCTTCGGCCCGGCGCCTCCAGGCCGCCGGCGCCGACCTGCTCGTCCTCGCCACCAACACCATGCATATCGTGGCCGAGGACATCGAAAGCGCCGTTTCGATCCCCTTCCTCCACATCGCCGATCCCACCGCCGACGCGCTCCTCGCCGATGGCGCCGGAACGGTGGGATTGCTGGGCACCCGGTTCACCATGGAGATGGATTTCTACAAGGACCGGCTGCGCGCCCGCGGTCTCGAGCCGCTGGTCCCCGAGGTGGATAGGACCAATCTTGACGGCATCATCTATAACGAGCTCTGTCGCGGCATCGTCAGCGACGCCTCGCGCGCCGTCTATGTCGAGGCCATCGAGCGCCTCGCCGCCCGAGGCGCAGAGGCAATCATTCTCGGCTGCACCGAAATCGGCA from Pelagibacterium sp. 26DY04 harbors:
- a CDS encoding peptidoglycan DD-metalloendopeptidase family protein; amino-acid sequence: MSLPVGPFHFRSIVAASLAALAAGALALGLATGPLGAQEEVLPDPETIPTDNLEQTAAEAQGNLQAVQGEIDLSEERIEAIRAEIEALDGDATQLGLELTAAAQRVDMADEDIRLIEERLQELFAEEQAVRSRLDGHDRSISNLLASLQRISATPPPAMIVDPTDALGSARAAMLLGAVLPQLQQRAETVTEDLNALMALKQTALEEADRLNANLTTLNEERLRIATIIQARQQGLEWLSEDLLREQAEAQALADRATSLEQLIESLDTRIAAVTAADEATRAANAGETVPTLDPETLELAFADTARTEPAVPIAAAKGYLTAPVRGVPVTTYGAADGFGGTAKGLTMSTTEDATVVAPADGWVVYTGPFLNYGQIVILNAGQDYLVVLAGLETVSVERGAFVQMGTSVGTMGEASGDDGGGSGPALYIELREGGIPIDPEGWWTAGSQQQESGTS
- a CDS encoding aspartate/glutamate racemase family protein, whose translation is MKTIGIIGGMSWESSAQYYALINRHTASRRGGLHSAPIILDSLDFAAFETLQARGDWQRAGELLAASARRLQAAGADLLVLATNTMHIVAEDIESAVSIPFLHIADPTADALLADGAGTVGLLGTRFTMEMDFYKDRLRARGLEPLVPEVDRTNLDGIIYNELCRGIVSDASRAVYVEAIERLAARGAEAIILGCTEIGMLISDDDSPLPVYDTTALHAAAAVEAALK
- a CDS encoding divergent polysaccharide deacetylase family protein, whose translation is MTDELSAPLGRKRRKNNKSGSPSPMAWPWGRIGAALLALIVLGVVGWIVLVDDPLGGRPVAEAPVNTQPVENPVAIELASPSEPAQATATPADGPSIITLSDIPADDDELAAAGPDRDLFEMTENGPLPRVSPSGLAPHEAYARPSISPASAGGRKLIAVVVSGLGLSEATTREAIDALPGTVTLAFAPYGGNLTALADEARADGHELMLEIPLEPFDYPQNDPGPHTLLVDQPPRDNLEKLYWLLTRMTGYTGVLNHMGARFTASAADFAPVMEELGLRGLAYLDDGSSNRSVAPQLARQNDVPYARIDAVIDTNPSQAAIMSALDGLKAAADQRGQALGILSALPVSIRTLADWADTLDEEQYLLVPVSTLSTLEANQ
- a CDS encoding S41 family peptidase, which translates into the protein MAVVFKRALIALMAVLVSVGPIAAQTEQGEMTQQEQDEFYRQLELFGLVLDRIRDEYIEAPDETELIRAAIQGMLTSLDPHSAYLSPESFADVREDTSGTFGGLGIEVTMEEGLVKVVTPYDESPASRAGILANDFVVEIDGQQVMGMTLDEAVELMRGEIGTDVDVVIAREGVDQPIELTLTRDIIEVSAVRWSMERDVPVIRLSRFSGQAFSGLDEAIREIFAENDGEAPTGIILDLRNNPGGLVDQAQFVADAFLSQGSVVLTRGRIDSQNSRYDARPDELDAMLADVPVIVLINGGSASAAEIVAGALQDQGRATLVGTRSFGKGSVQSIIPLGFDGAMRLTTARYYTPNNRSIQALGITPDIEVLQDVPEELQGFDTIIGEAGLAGHIAGEEEEATVGSSVYVPADKAEDNQLQHAIDLILGETEDPAFPPNPDAVVAQQDTEAAEAEAETTETE
- the rlmH gene encoding 23S rRNA (pseudouridine(1915)-N(3))-methyltransferase RlmH, which codes for MRVLIIAVGRMKSGPERDLVARYLDRATAGGRSLGLTDFAVIELAESRASSADARKAEEARAIGGALPDKSVVIALDERGRSLSSPEFTDRIAQWRDGGRPALALLIGGADGLDPELRKSADLVVSFSAMTWPHQLVRIMAAEQLYRATTILSGHPYHRGD
- a CDS encoding RNA pyrophosphohydrolase; the encoded protein is MTQSPRREDMPYRDCVGIALFNAEGKVFIARRILTPGPDTSEVDAPWQMPQGGIDDGEEPLRAAYRELFEETGIRTIRLLAEAPDWIEYDLPDEVLGIALKGKYRGQRQKWFAFLFEGEEAEITLCHDNPGIDPEFDAWAWEDFDKVPEIIVPFKRPAYLEVRDAFAHLPQDIQARKP